In Streptomyces sp. NBC_00433, a single genomic region encodes these proteins:
- a CDS encoding ATP-binding protein → MVHVDDPDDTYEAADVAEYFGGEDATTATALVISQLKHSTTRPDKAWTASRLCQIKQRTSSVTGKPTGTARAIIRDLADVWTKFAKAHGRDYALRVLTIQLVSNQPVDARLARAVEAAKKAIAATRGTLRAAALLSALTDQDRTVINTLYQSLKGDLGSGGFCDFLTVLDLSDCGQQGRVSLELAVRAAMSAHSPDQPDTSALKLFDLIRRHALPDLAHRPGIRRADVLAALGVPGAQTLYPAPPMLAEVDDPLPAPSAHEIAAAALAAPGARVLVHGGAGAGKSTTMTQLQDSLPPGSVVVMYDCFGAGGYLQSGQGRHSPRRFITQVTNDLAKTCGTPLLLEAPRDEEDLWEQFTRTLQQAVDTLPETGRLVLVVDAVDNAATAAERKRERGFLPGLRDLGLPDRTSLILTARSHRISQLAEGTTATVTLRPFDLSLSGAHLRRYAPGATDAEAALFHGATAGNPRTQFYALSVATAQGDGIPGILAQCRTTPDHLFEDLVNSALQTTGTDAGGLRWLALLAALSRPVRIEPLAQALNVTTAQITAFAYGLQPGVTLEGETIAFRDEDFEAYVMGVLTDDDLREAHHRLADLFLATRATDPDAATHVADHLYDAGRGDETIDLVLDEPAPAGIPDGFDRLDVRDRRLDLALRAAADNSTGVQAARLVIRACTATFSTTALTELLRTRPGLAARYSNRPTLARRLVRDTSQPWLGPAHMRAAVVLAHDNATHAQAREHLRNAEAWLQRRTDLPSHETWGWSLEPEDLAAGAYAHYLLSGPGAAAHWLRRWTSPADLLDTVAALALTTAPSTTPRQARVDLASLNIPPLYHAPFIAHLSDRLDASDRAWIDGCVQACLDRPAAEASAWQVQLCESAAQHGDRTLARRLTEHWLRPTYDFPSEMRHSEAGTVLALRQHALLAVLDGRDPDITACLPSHLRTDPNDRTGSDRHSYNRRQWLDHATPLLRMCMLRAQALLAEGADALPSAIAEELRRQDDSVAHRWFRGAKTYRAWALLATEAILAAGTHTSDPGLLHDLADRGPVLVHGQAPWLWLDMAATLNSRNTDPALAADLCERAAIHAQEHQHTAVGRVDLLATCAQYAGQVSPHLGEMYFARATEAAAGIDDNGARLLSAHARLAVRGTPACSEQQATDLAERLLVAGEAAADHAADEDAVPYQNLLHAAAALSPATAFAAASRWDDETRHALADAVTPLITASVATGFLTPQDASYLQHLIDDPEQRTATTLTLLDALPRDAQRISLARRELRRTARWLRSSVPAVQQPGLAQDLLDWAQDNRVTDSELHAMLDPVMPFRTDDEFSQRRRQAFASRMRQAKAPAVGAPAWRRLADSAFLDGLLQTYPDRQELAELIAATVHNTPPQERLQALDATLALMGNHEIDACAVLMAIAELIRTWQAGAGVRTWAAQALPGILNRHLPELTHGAVPGLLLAALNAFATTQTLRGDLLAAIHEHRPHLTAEHMLNLALVFAELAEPHEAADAAARELRTLVPAATPPGPSLPPTTTPADVIGSLLWSAFGHQRKAVRWQAAHAARGLLLDTHSPLSPALADRLAPCLHSTTAGAFRSHDLRFYWLSARVWLLTVLQRVADDNPAVLARHLPLIAATATDRTLPHAQIRELARTTALTLAAATPGYDTGDLAWANRPTACHTPRGRHRPLGDENRNRPGARYAFDATDTLPYWFTPLARVFGVDIAEVSERAERWIVEEWQLSRDDWMADIRELRDEETAGRMMHRHGSIPPEESLHLYMEYHAMMLAAGELVDCATPVSMGRYDEDEHDPWMYWLSGHLPVSATAWRADLRSSIPAEPALFGTRPLDKWPGTRPADFDALLGLTEGALAEHVCVAASTDVAHPDERGTVSIRSALVGPAHARALQRALQAAKDIWSWRLPMQSDTEAEVDHGPFRLRGWLAAGTYERESLDGLDHQARGLAWELPLPGDEFRQWAACTVASTGDTLLDPTGRRLARTTLWSDEDFDARHRIQRVQSSGYRTTVVRQHLLGFLAATGVQLIVEVQIDLRPDGPAKARTQRSRLYLVDGAGRVDTLQHRPDEARREDPPRNGRHRNQ, encoded by the coding sequence TTGGTGCACGTCGATGATCCCGATGACACCTATGAGGCAGCCGATGTCGCCGAGTACTTCGGCGGCGAGGACGCCACGACGGCCACCGCGCTCGTCATCTCCCAGCTCAAGCACAGCACCACCCGCCCCGACAAAGCGTGGACGGCGTCGCGGCTGTGCCAAATCAAGCAACGCACCAGCTCGGTGACCGGCAAACCGACCGGCACCGCCCGCGCGATCATTCGCGACCTCGCCGACGTCTGGACCAAGTTCGCCAAGGCCCACGGCCGAGACTACGCACTGCGTGTCCTGACCATCCAGCTGGTCAGTAACCAACCGGTCGACGCCCGGCTGGCGCGGGCGGTCGAAGCAGCCAAGAAGGCCATCGCCGCCACCCGGGGGACCCTCCGGGCGGCTGCTCTGCTCAGCGCGCTCACCGACCAGGACCGCACGGTCATCAACACGCTCTACCAGAGCCTGAAGGGCGACCTGGGCAGCGGCGGCTTCTGCGACTTCCTGACGGTGCTGGACCTCTCGGACTGCGGACAGCAGGGCCGCGTAAGCCTTGAGCTCGCTGTCCGCGCCGCGATGTCCGCCCACTCCCCGGACCAGCCAGACACCTCCGCGCTGAAGCTGTTCGACCTCATCCGGCGGCACGCCCTTCCTGACCTCGCCCACCGGCCCGGCATCCGCCGCGCGGACGTCCTGGCCGCCCTCGGCGTCCCCGGAGCCCAGACCCTCTACCCGGCCCCGCCGATGCTGGCCGAGGTCGACGACCCGCTGCCCGCGCCCAGCGCCCACGAGATCGCAGCCGCGGCCCTCGCCGCACCCGGCGCGCGGGTCCTCGTCCACGGCGGCGCCGGAGCCGGCAAGTCCACCACCATGACCCAGCTCCAGGACAGCCTGCCGCCCGGCTCGGTCGTTGTGATGTACGACTGTTTCGGCGCCGGCGGCTACCTCCAGTCCGGGCAGGGCCGCCACAGCCCGCGCAGGTTCATCACCCAGGTCACTAACGACCTGGCGAAAACCTGCGGAACCCCGCTGCTCCTGGAAGCACCCCGCGATGAGGAAGACCTGTGGGAGCAGTTCACCCGCACGCTCCAGCAGGCCGTCGACACGCTCCCCGAGACCGGTCGTCTCGTCCTGGTCGTCGATGCCGTGGACAACGCCGCCACCGCCGCCGAACGTAAGCGGGAGCGAGGCTTCCTGCCGGGGCTGCGCGACCTGGGCCTGCCCGACCGGACGAGCCTGATCCTCACCGCCCGCTCGCACCGCATCTCCCAACTCGCCGAAGGCACCACCGCGACCGTCACGCTGCGCCCCTTCGACCTCTCCCTGTCCGGCGCGCACCTGCGCCGCTATGCGCCCGGCGCCACCGACGCCGAAGCGGCGCTCTTCCACGGGGCGACCGCAGGAAATCCCCGGACCCAGTTCTACGCGCTCAGCGTTGCTACGGCCCAAGGCGACGGGATCCCCGGCATCCTCGCCCAGTGCCGCACCACTCCGGATCACCTCTTCGAAGACCTGGTCAATTCGGCACTCCAGACCACGGGCACCGACGCGGGCGGCCTCCGATGGCTCGCGCTCCTGGCTGCCCTGTCCCGCCCCGTGCGGATCGAACCGCTCGCGCAGGCCCTTAACGTCACCACCGCCCAGATCACCGCCTTCGCCTACGGCCTGCAGCCCGGTGTCACCCTCGAGGGCGAAACCATTGCCTTCCGGGACGAGGACTTCGAGGCGTACGTCATGGGCGTGCTCACCGACGACGACCTTCGCGAGGCCCACCACCGCCTCGCCGACCTGTTCCTGGCAACGCGCGCCACAGATCCCGACGCGGCCACGCACGTTGCAGACCACCTCTACGACGCCGGCCGCGGGGACGAAACCATCGACCTCGTCCTCGACGAGCCCGCGCCCGCCGGCATCCCGGACGGTTTCGACCGCCTCGATGTCCGCGACCGCCGTCTCGACCTCGCCCTGCGGGCAGCAGCCGACAACAGCACTGGCGTACAGGCTGCACGGCTTGTCATCCGAGCCTGCACGGCCACGTTCTCCACCACCGCGCTGACGGAACTGCTGCGCACCCGGCCAGGTCTCGCCGCTCGCTACAGTAACCGCCCGACCCTCGCACGCCGCCTGGTACGCGACACCTCGCAGCCGTGGCTCGGCCCGGCCCACATGCGCGCCGCAGTCGTTCTCGCCCACGACAACGCCACGCACGCGCAGGCCCGCGAACACCTGCGCAACGCCGAAGCATGGCTGCAGCGCCGAACGGACCTGCCCTCCCACGAAACCTGGGGCTGGTCCCTGGAACCCGAAGACCTCGCCGCCGGCGCGTACGCCCACTACCTGCTGTCAGGCCCCGGGGCTGCGGCCCACTGGCTCAGGCGTTGGACCAGCCCCGCCGACCTGCTCGACACCGTGGCAGCCCTCGCCCTCACGACCGCCCCTTCCACCACTCCGCGGCAGGCACGGGTCGACCTCGCATCCCTGAACATCCCGCCGCTTTACCACGCCCCCTTCATCGCGCATCTGAGCGACCGACTCGACGCCTCGGACAGGGCCTGGATCGACGGATGCGTCCAGGCATGCCTGGACAGACCAGCTGCAGAGGCCTCCGCCTGGCAGGTCCAACTGTGCGAGAGCGCCGCCCAGCACGGCGACCGCACCCTTGCCCGGCGCCTCACCGAGCACTGGCTCCGTCCCACCTACGACTTTCCGTCCGAAATGCGGCATTCGGAGGCGGGCACCGTTCTGGCACTGCGCCAGCACGCCCTGCTCGCTGTCCTCGACGGCCGCGACCCGGACATCACCGCCTGTCTGCCCAGTCACCTCCGAACGGACCCCAATGACCGCACCGGCAGCGACCGCCACTCCTACAACCGGCGGCAATGGCTGGACCACGCCACCCCGCTGCTGCGCATGTGCATGCTCCGGGCACAGGCGCTCCTCGCCGAGGGCGCCGACGCCCTCCCGTCCGCCATTGCGGAGGAACTCCGGCGGCAGGACGACAGCGTCGCCCACCGCTGGTTCCGCGGCGCGAAGACGTACCGGGCGTGGGCACTGCTGGCCACCGAGGCGATCCTCGCAGCCGGCACGCACACCAGCGACCCCGGTTTGCTCCACGACCTCGCCGACCGCGGCCCGGTCCTCGTCCACGGCCAAGCCCCCTGGCTGTGGCTCGACATGGCCGCCACCCTGAACAGCCGCAACACCGACCCGGCCCTCGCCGCAGACCTGTGCGAACGGGCAGCCATCCACGCCCAGGAACACCAGCACACCGCGGTGGGCCGCGTCGACCTCCTCGCCACTTGCGCCCAGTATGCCGGGCAGGTGTCACCGCACCTCGGTGAGATGTACTTCGCCCGTGCGACGGAAGCCGCCGCAGGGATCGACGACAACGGTGCCCGCCTGCTGAGCGCACACGCCCGCCTTGCGGTCCGAGGCACCCCTGCTTGCTCCGAGCAGCAGGCGACCGACCTCGCCGAGCGACTCCTCGTGGCAGGGGAGGCCGCAGCCGACCATGCCGCGGACGAGGACGCCGTCCCCTATCAGAACCTGCTGCACGCAGCCGCCGCCCTCAGCCCGGCCACCGCCTTCGCGGCCGCGAGCCGCTGGGACGACGAAACGCGCCACGCCCTTGCGGACGCCGTCACCCCGCTGATCACCGCATCCGTCGCCACCGGATTCCTCACCCCCCAGGACGCCTCTTACCTGCAGCACCTGATCGACGACCCCGAACAGCGGACCGCAACAACCCTGACCCTTCTCGACGCCCTGCCCAGGGACGCCCAGCGGATCAGCTTGGCCCGCAGGGAACTGCGACGCACCGCCCGATGGCTGCGCTCCAGCGTGCCCGCGGTGCAACAGCCCGGCCTCGCCCAGGACCTGCTCGACTGGGCGCAGGACAACCGCGTCACCGACAGCGAACTGCACGCCATGCTCGATCCGGTCATGCCGTTCCGGACCGATGACGAGTTTTCCCAGCGCCGCCGGCAGGCCTTCGCGAGCCGCATGCGCCAGGCCAAGGCACCCGCCGTCGGCGCACCCGCATGGAGGCGGCTCGCCGACAGCGCCTTTCTCGACGGTCTCCTCCAGACCTACCCCGACCGCCAGGAACTGGCGGAGCTCATCGCCGCAACCGTGCACAACACCCCACCCCAGGAGCGCCTCCAAGCCCTCGACGCCACGCTCGCCCTGATGGGCAACCACGAGATCGACGCCTGCGCCGTCCTGATGGCGATCGCCGAACTCATCCGCACCTGGCAGGCAGGGGCCGGCGTGCGGACCTGGGCCGCCCAGGCACTGCCCGGCATCCTGAACCGCCACCTGCCGGAGCTCACCCACGGCGCCGTACCGGGCCTATTGCTGGCAGCGCTCAACGCCTTCGCCACGACACAGACCCTCCGCGGCGACCTCCTGGCCGCGATCCACGAGCACCGGCCACACCTCACGGCCGAACACATGCTCAACCTGGCCCTGGTCTTCGCCGAACTCGCCGAACCGCACGAGGCGGCCGACGCCGCCGCCCGTGAACTCCGCACCTTGGTCCCCGCCGCAACGCCACCCGGCCCGAGCCTGCCGCCGACGACCACGCCGGCCGACGTCATCGGCTCGCTGCTGTGGAGCGCGTTCGGACATCAACGCAAGGCTGTCCGCTGGCAGGCCGCCCACGCCGCCCGCGGCCTGCTTCTCGACACCCACAGCCCCCTGTCCCCGGCCCTCGCCGACCGCTTGGCCCCATGCCTGCACAGCACCACCGCCGGAGCCTTCCGCAGCCACGATCTTCGCTTCTACTGGCTGTCGGCCCGTGTGTGGCTGCTCACCGTCCTACAACGAGTGGCCGACGACAACCCTGCCGTTCTGGCTCGCCACCTGCCGTTGATCGCCGCGACCGCCACCGATCGCACCCTCCCGCACGCCCAGATCAGGGAACTCGCCCGGACCACCGCGCTCACCCTCGCCGCAGCTACCCCCGGATACGACACCGGCGACCTCGCCTGGGCGAACCGCCCCACCGCCTGCCACACACCCCGAGGCCGACACCGCCCCCTCGGAGACGAGAACCGCAACCGGCCCGGCGCCCGCTACGCCTTCGATGCCACCGACACGCTGCCGTACTGGTTCACGCCCCTGGCCCGGGTCTTCGGCGTGGACATCGCGGAGGTTAGCGAACGGGCCGAACGGTGGATCGTCGAGGAGTGGCAGCTCTCCAGGGACGACTGGATGGCCGACATCCGGGAACTGCGCGACGAGGAGACCGCCGGACGCATGATGCACCGTCACGGGTCCATCCCGCCGGAGGAGAGCCTCCACCTCTACATGGAGTACCACGCCATGATGCTCGCCGCTGGCGAACTGGTGGACTGCGCAACCCCGGTGAGTATGGGCAGGTACGACGAGGACGAGCACGACCCGTGGATGTACTGGCTCTCCGGGCATCTCCCCGTGTCCGCCACCGCCTGGCGCGCCGACCTGCGCTCCTCGATCCCGGCAGAGCCCGCCCTGTTCGGCACCCGGCCGCTAGACAAGTGGCCCGGCACCCGGCCCGCCGACTTCGACGCCCTGCTCGGCCTGACAGAAGGCGCCCTTGCGGAACACGTGTGCGTCGCGGCGAGCACCGACGTCGCCCATCCCGACGAACGCGGCACCGTCTCGATCAGATCGGCACTCGTCGGCCCGGCCCACGCACGAGCGCTCCAGCGAGCCCTCCAGGCCGCGAAGGACATCTGGTCGTGGAGACTGCCGATGCAGAGTGACACGGAAGCCGAGGTCGACCACGGGCCGTTCCGGCTGCGCGGCTGGCTTGCCGCGGGCACCTACGAGCGCGAGAGCCTTGACGGGCTCGATCACCAAGCCCGCGGACTGGCCTGGGAACTCCCCCTGCCAGGCGACGAGTTCCGGCAGTGGGCCGCGTGCACCGTCGCCTCCACCGGAGACACCCTGCTCGATCCGACGGGACGCCGCCTGGCACGGACCACGCTGTGGTCCGACGAGGACTTCGACGCGCGCCACCGTATCCAGCGAGTCCAGTCCTCGGGCTACCGCACCACCGTCGTCCGCCAGCACCTGCTCGGATTCCTCGCCGCCACCGGCGTGCAGCTCATCGTGGAGGTACAGATTGACCTCAGACCGGACGGCCCCGCAAAGGCACGGACCCAGCGAAGCAGGCTCTACCTCGTCGACGGAGCCGGGCGGGTCGATACTCTCCAACACCGACCTGATGAAGCTCGGCGAGAAGATCCTCCACGAAATGGACGCCACCGCAACCAGTGA